The Lutra lutra chromosome 10, mLutLut1.2, whole genome shotgun sequence genome contains a region encoding:
- the FGF19 gene encoding fibroblast growth factor 19, whose protein sequence is MDGDLGGLGGVTRAGSGEGLGREAGCLAAAQPPAPSPPELRAEPEGGAMRSAPSRCAVARALVLAGLWLAAAGRPLAFSDAGPHVHYGWGEPIRLRHLYTAGPHGLSSCFLRIRADGGVDCARGQSAHSLVEIRAVALRTVAIKGVYSDRYLCMGADGRMQGLPQYSPGDCAFEEEIRPDGYNVYRSKKHHLPVSLSSAKQRQLYKDRGFLPLSHFLPMLPGSLAEPRDLQDHVEADGFSAPLETDSMDPFGIATKMGLVKSPSFQK, encoded by the exons ATGGACGGGG ATCTGGGAGGCCTGGGCGGGGTCACCCGGGCGGGGtccggggaggggctggggcgggAGGCGGGGTG TCTTGCTGCCGCCCAGCCTCCCGCACCCTCGCCGCCTGAACTGCGTGCCGAGCCCGAGGGAGGTGCCATGCGGAGCGCGCCGAGTCGGTGCGCGGTAGCCCGCGCGCTGGTCCTAGCCGGCCTTTGGCTGGCCGCAGCCGGGCGCCCCCTAGCCTTCTCGGACGCGGGGCCGCACGTGCACTACGGCTGGGGTGAGCCCATCCGCCTACGGCACCTGTACACCGCCGGCCCCCACGGCCTCTCCAGCTGCTTCCTGCGCATCCGTGCCGACGGCGGGGTTGACTGCGCGCGGGGCCAGAGCGCGCACA GTTTGGTGGAGATCCGGGCAGTCGCTCTGCGGACGGTGGCCATCAAGGGCGTGTACAGCGACCGCTATCTCTGCATGGGTGCGGACGGCAGGATGCAAGGGCTG CCTCAGTACTCCCCCGGAGATTGTGCTTTCGAGGAGGAGATCCGCCCCGATGGCTACAACGTGTACCGGTCCAAGAAGCACCATCTCCCCGTCTCCCTGAGCAGTGCGAAACAAAGGCAGCTGTACAAGGACCGGGGCTTTCTGCCCTTGTCCCATTTCTTGCCCATGCTGCCCGGGAGCCTGGCAGAGCCCAGGGACCTCCAGGACCATGTGGAGGCTGATGGGTTTTCTGCCCCCCTAGAAACAGACAGCATGGACCCTTTTGGGATTGCCACCAAAATGGGACTAGTGAAGAGTCCCAGCTTCCAAAAATGA